A single window of Lysobacter oculi DNA harbors:
- the rodA gene encoding rod shape-determining protein RodA, with product MNPLLRWLSELVLRILRTVDVPLLAALAALMTVSLVVQYSAGGDSMGFVLRQGARFAIGLVAMWALSRVTPQVLRAVSPYAYVASLLPLVAVLFIGTGKHGGHWINLGVFYFQPSELLKLCLPMMLAWYLDRRVLPPRIPTVMGAIALIALPVGLILLQKDFGTAMLVLATGAFALFLVGLPWGWFGAAFAGVVAIAPVAWFWLLRPYQKGRILTFLNPENDPLGEGWNLMQSKIAIGSGGWFGKGWGQGSQSHLDYLPEHTTDFAFSVLSEEFGWTGVAVVLALYLFVVGRCLWIAAEARDGYSRIIAGTLGLSLFAYVMVNGAMISGLLPVVGVPMPFISYGGTSAVALLAGMGLVMSAGAHGRRGVKN from the coding sequence ATGAACCCGCTGCTGCGCTGGCTGTCCGAACTGGTGCTGCGCATCCTGCGCACGGTGGACGTGCCGCTGCTGGCGGCGCTCGCCGCGTTGATGACGGTGAGCCTGGTGGTGCAGTACAGCGCCGGCGGCGACAGCATGGGGTTCGTGCTGCGGCAGGGCGCGCGTTTCGCGATTGGACTGGTGGCGATGTGGGCGCTGTCGCGGGTCACGCCGCAGGTGCTGCGCGCGGTGTCGCCGTATGCCTATGTCGCTTCGTTGCTGCCGCTGGTGGCGGTGCTGTTCATCGGCACCGGCAAGCACGGCGGCCACTGGATAAACCTGGGCGTCTTCTACTTCCAGCCTTCCGAACTGCTCAAGCTGTGCCTGCCGATGATGCTGGCCTGGTACCTGGACCGCCGCGTGCTGCCGCCGCGCATCCCCACGGTGATGGGGGCGATCGCGCTGATCGCGCTGCCGGTCGGGCTGATCCTGCTGCAGAAGGATTTCGGCACCGCGATGCTGGTGCTGGCGACGGGCGCCTTCGCGCTGTTCCTGGTCGGGCTGCCGTGGGGCTGGTTCGGCGCGGCGTTTGCCGGCGTGGTGGCGATCGCGCCGGTGGCGTGGTTCTGGCTGCTCCGGCCCTACCAGAAGGGCCGCATCCTGACCTTCCTCAACCCGGAAAACGATCCGCTGGGCGAAGGCTGGAACCTGATGCAGTCGAAGATCGCCATCGGTTCCGGCGGCTGGTTCGGCAAGGGCTGGGGGCAGGGCAGCCAGTCGCACCTGGACTACCTGCCCGAGCACACCACCGATTTCGCGTTCTCGGTGCTGTCCGAGGAATTCGGCTGGACCGGGGTGGCGGTGGTGCTGGCGCTCTATCTGTTCGTGGTCGGCCGCTGCCTGTGGATTGCCGCCGAGGCGCGCGACGGCTATTCGCGGATCATCGCCGGAACCCTGGGCCTGTCGCTGTTCGCCTACGTCATGGTGAATGGCGCGATGATCTCCGGTCTGCTGCCGGTGGTGGGTGTGCCGATGCCCTTCATCTCCTACGGCGGCACCTCGGCGGTGGCGCTGCTGGCGGGCATGGGGCTGGTGATGTCGGCGGGCGCGCACGGGCGCCGCGGCGTGAAGAATTGA
- the mrdA gene encoding penicillin-binding protein 2 has protein sequence MWRRNGRRLVKQRALEVEQFRRRAVLGFVIVAICLLGLAGWYFRLQVLQHARFAAQAEANRIKPRPIVPGRGVIYDRKGRILADNIPAFRLDVTPDRVADIDEVVRRISAIVAFTPEDLEAFAEARKSARRHRPITLKLRLTDEEIARFAVDRWKYPGVDLVPYFSRVYPYGDLFAHIVGYVGRVDAKDRERLDETAAAFSHIGKTGLERYYEDALRGKVGYERIETNSDGRAIRTLGVVPATPGTDLRLSIDVDLQRAMVAAFGTLEGTAVAVDPRTGEILAMVSLPSYDPNLFVNGISHADYKALNDNPSRPQFNRAVLGGVAPGSTIKPILGLAGLDSGTRTASDKTLSTGMFYIGGQKRGYGDSHRGGHGWTDLRKSIYESVNTYYYKLALDMGIEKFDHYMDLYGFGRPTGVDLSGEIGGILPSPAWKAKNAPKQGRWYPGDTAISGIGQGFWKVTPLQLVQATAALGNGGWLRRPHLVKDTRQGFEAPWVVMPQPAAKRISQSQPHLDAVREGMIATVHGPGTATNIRHGLDYLIASKTGTAQVVSRRGHAAVNPKSLPMHLRHRALFIAYAPAHDPTIAVAVAVEGGGYGASTAAPIARTILDAWIDGKLPEGVLPEVVRDASIPASRQPPVTTPPTEATSTLPTAQAPAPATQAEPHR, from the coding sequence ATGTGGCGTCGCAACGGCCGCCGGCTGGTCAAGCAGCGCGCGCTGGAGGTGGAGCAGTTCCGCCGCCGCGCGGTGCTCGGGTTCGTCATCGTGGCGATCTGCCTGCTCGGGCTGGCCGGCTGGTATTTCCGCCTGCAGGTGCTGCAGCACGCACGCTTCGCCGCGCAGGCCGAGGCCAACCGGATCAAGCCGCGGCCGATCGTGCCGGGGCGCGGCGTCATCTATGACCGCAAGGGCCGGATCCTGGCCGACAACATCCCGGCGTTCCGGCTCGATGTCACGCCCGACCGCGTGGCGGACATCGACGAGGTGGTCAGGCGCATTTCCGCCATCGTCGCGTTCACGCCGGAGGACCTGGAAGCTTTCGCCGAGGCACGCAAGTCGGCGCGCCGGCATCGCCCCATCACGCTCAAGCTGCGGCTGACCGACGAGGAGATCGCGCGCTTCGCGGTGGACCGCTGGAAGTATCCCGGCGTCGACCTGGTGCCGTATTTCAGCCGCGTGTATCCCTACGGCGACCTGTTCGCGCACATCGTCGGCTACGTGGGGCGGGTGGATGCCAAGGATCGCGAGCGGCTGGACGAGACCGCCGCCGCCTTCAGCCACATCGGCAAGACCGGGCTGGAGCGTTATTACGAAGACGCGCTGCGCGGCAAGGTGGGCTACGAGCGCATCGAGACCAATTCCGACGGCCGCGCCATCCGCACGCTGGGCGTGGTGCCGGCGACGCCCGGAACCGACCTGCGGCTGTCGATCGACGTGGACCTGCAGCGGGCGATGGTCGCCGCCTTCGGCACGCTGGAAGGCACGGCGGTGGCGGTGGACCCGCGCACCGGCGAGATCCTGGCCATGGTCAGCCTGCCCAGCTACGACCCCAACCTGTTCGTCAACGGCATCTCGCACGCCGACTACAAGGCGCTGAACGACAACCCGTCGCGGCCGCAGTTCAACCGCGCGGTGCTGGGCGGTGTTGCGCCGGGTTCGACCATCAAGCCGATCCTGGGCCTGGCCGGGCTCGACAGCGGCACGCGCACGGCATCGGACAAGACGCTGTCGACCGGCATGTTCTACATCGGCGGGCAGAAGCGCGGCTACGGCGATTCGCATCGCGGCGGCCACGGCTGGACCGACCTGCGCAAGTCGATCTACGAGTCGGTCAACACCTATTACTACAAGCTGGCGCTGGACATGGGGATCGAGAAATTCGATCACTACATGGACCTGTACGGCTTCGGCAGGCCGACCGGCGTGGACCTGTCGGGCGAGATTGGCGGCATCCTGCCGTCGCCGGCGTGGAAGGCGAAGAACGCGCCGAAGCAGGGCCGCTGGTATCCCGGCGATACCGCGATCAGCGGCATCGGCCAGGGCTTCTGGAAGGTGACGCCGCTGCAGCTGGTGCAGGCCACCGCCGCGCTCGGCAACGGCGGCTGGCTGCGCCGCCCGCATCTGGTCAAGGACACCCGGCAGGGCTTCGAGGCGCCGTGGGTGGTGATGCCGCAACCGGCGGCGAAGCGGATCAGCCAGAGCCAGCCCCATCTGGACGCGGTGCGCGAAGGCATGATCGCCACCGTGCACGGGCCGGGGACCGCCACCAACATCCGCCATGGGCTGGACTACCTGATCGCCAGCAAGACCGGCACCGCGCAGGTGGTGAGCCGGCGTGGCCACGCGGCGGTCAATCCCAAGAGCCTGCCGATGCACCTGCGCCACCGCGCGCTGTTCATCGCCTATGCGCCGGCCCACGACCCGACCATCGCCGTGGCCGTGGCGGTGGAAGGCGGCGGCTACGGTGCGTCCACCGCGGCGCCGATCGCGCGCACCATCCTCGACGCGTGGATCGACGGCAAGCTGCCCGAAGGCGTGCTGCCGGAGGTGGTGCGCGACGCCAGTATCCCGGCCTCGCGGCAACCGCCGGTCACAACGCCGCCGACCGAAGCCACATCCACCCTTCCCACTGCACAGGCTCCCGCGCCGGCCACGCAGGCGGAGCCACATCGATGA
- the mreD gene encoding rod shape-determining protein MreD gives MKRGQTGYGWMLASVVLAILLALLPLPTAISPLRPYGLALVMAYWVLETPERAGLGFAFFCGLLADFASGAILGEQALRMVILAFILDRFRTRLRFFPTWQQALVIGALLLNDRIVSAVVHALVNAPQGPAAYWLSPLAGALMWGPVFLVLDALRHGHGRA, from the coding sequence ATGAAGCGCGGACAGACCGGCTACGGCTGGATGCTGGCCAGCGTGGTGCTGGCGATCCTGCTGGCGCTGCTGCCGCTGCCGACGGCGATCTCGCCGCTGCGGCCCTATGGGCTGGCGCTGGTGATGGCCTACTGGGTGCTGGAAACGCCGGAGCGCGCCGGCCTCGGTTTCGCGTTCTTCTGCGGGCTGCTGGCGGATTTCGCCTCCGGCGCGATCCTCGGCGAACAGGCGCTGCGGATGGTCATCCTCGCCTTCATCCTGGACCGCTTCCGCACCCGGCTGCGGTTCTTCCCGACCTGGCAGCAGGCGCTGGTGATCGGTGCGCTGCTGCTCAACGACCGCATCGTGTCCGCGGTGGTGCATGCGCTGGTCAATGCGCCGCAGGGGCCGGCCGCCTACTGGCTGTCGCCGCTGGCCGGCGCGCTGATGTGGGGCCCGGTGTTCCTGGTGCTGGATGCGCTGCGCCACGGCCACGGCCGGGCCTAG
- the mreC gene encoding rod shape-determining protein MreC: MPPYAGSAASRPQDIAGSLRLLGYLALSVALIFLDHRLGWVAQLRQTGNLLVQPLWEAAGMPARLGEKVRSDAVTRNQLAHDNRVLRNALLVSGAQVARLQAASAENTRLKALLGVAEQGRLDVQLAPILDIDLDPTRQRLVLDAGSRQGVRMGQMVLDAGGLLGQVIEVQPGTSTVLLLTDPDHAVPVEVARSGVRLVAYGHGDGISLGNIPRTADIRVGDVVQTSGLGGRFPPGFQVGTVQSLEPDDSRAFLVGALLPAAGLDRGREVLLLREVRAVTPATTGGVEVPSGAGGAASASPASAGASPQAATAGPPPMASGPRLPPSTQAARTSTPTTSPANASPAAASTSPATPAPANATPVSAQPETRR; this comes from the coding sequence GTGCCCCCCTACGCAGGTTCCGCCGCTTCCCGCCCGCAGGACATCGCCGGCAGCCTGCGCCTGCTGGGCTACCTGGCGCTGTCGGTGGCGCTGATCTTCCTTGACCACCGGCTGGGCTGGGTGGCGCAGCTGCGCCAGACCGGCAACCTGCTGGTGCAGCCGCTGTGGGAAGCCGCCGGCATGCCCGCGCGCCTCGGCGAGAAAGTGCGCAGCGACGCGGTGACCCGCAACCAGCTGGCGCACGACAACCGCGTGCTGCGCAACGCGCTGCTGGTCTCCGGCGCGCAGGTGGCGCGGCTGCAGGCGGCATCCGCCGAGAACACGCGGCTCAAGGCCCTGCTCGGCGTGGCCGAACAGGGGCGGCTGGATGTGCAGCTGGCGCCGATCCTCGACATCGACCTGGATCCGACCCGGCAGCGCCTAGTGCTGGATGCCGGCAGCCGCCAAGGCGTGCGCATGGGCCAGATGGTGCTGGATGCCGGCGGCCTGCTCGGGCAGGTGATCGAGGTCCAGCCCGGCACCTCCACCGTGCTGCTGCTGACCGATCCGGATCACGCGGTGCCGGTCGAAGTCGCGCGCAGCGGCGTGCGGCTGGTGGCCTATGGCCACGGCGACGGCATCTCGCTGGGCAACATCCCGCGCACGGCGGATATCCGCGTCGGCGACGTGGTACAGACCTCCGGGCTGGGCGGGCGTTTCCCGCCGGGCTTCCAGGTCGGCACCGTGCAGTCGCTGGAACCCGATGACAGCCGCGCCTTCCTGGTCGGCGCGCTGCTGCCGGCGGCCGGACTTGATCGCGGCCGCGAAGTGCTGCTGCTGCGCGAGGTGCGCGCGGTGACCCCGGCCACGACGGGCGGGGTGGAAGTGCCTTCGGGGGCGGGTGGCGCGGCATCGGCTTCGCCGGCTTCGGCGGGTGCATCGCCGCAGGCCGCAACCGCCGGCCCGCCGCCGATGGCGTCGGGGCCGAGGCTTCCGCCTTCAACGCAAGCTGCCCGGACAAGCACGCCGACGACGAGCCCGGCGAACGCGTCGCCTGCCGCCGCATCGACATCCCCCGCCACCCCGGCACCGGCCAACGCCACGCCTGTCTCCGCCCAGCCGGAGACCCGCCGATGA
- a CDS encoding rod shape-determining protein, with translation MFKKLRGMFSNDLSIDLGTANTLIYVRGQGIVLNEPSVVAVRQDRISGAARSVAAVGAEAKQMLGRTPGNITTIRPMKDGVIADFTYTEEMLKYFIKKVHKSRFLKPSPRVLICVPCGSTQVEQRAIKESALEAGARDVSLIEEPMAAAIGAGMPVTEARGSMVVDIGGGTTEVAVIALNGIVYSQSVRVGGDRFDESIINYVRRHHGMLIGEATAERIKMEIGNAYPQQQVREMEISGRNLAEGVPKMITINSNEVLEALREPLAQIVAGVRQTLEQTPPELSADVAERGIVLTGGGALLRDLDRMLSEHTGLHVMVADDPLTCVARGGGRALELLDKHGNEFFAHD, from the coding sequence ATGTTCAAGAAGCTGCGCGGCATGTTCTCCAACGACCTGTCTATCGACCTGGGCACGGCCAACACCCTGATCTACGTGCGCGGGCAGGGCATCGTCCTGAACGAGCCTTCGGTGGTGGCGGTGCGGCAGGACCGGATCTCGGGCGCGGCGCGCTCGGTGGCGGCGGTGGGGGCCGAAGCCAAGCAGATGCTCGGCCGCACGCCGGGCAACATCACCACCATCCGGCCGATGAAGGATGGCGTCATCGCCGACTTCACCTATACCGAGGAAATGCTCAAGTACTTCATCAAGAAGGTGCACAAGAGCCGCTTCCTCAAGCCCAGCCCGCGCGTGCTGATCTGCGTGCCCTGCGGCTCCACCCAGGTGGAGCAGCGCGCGATCAAGGAATCCGCGCTCGAAGCCGGCGCGCGTGATGTCTCGCTGATCGAGGAGCCGATGGCCGCGGCGATCGGTGCCGGCATGCCGGTGACCGAGGCGCGTGGCTCGATGGTGGTCGACATCGGCGGCGGCACCACCGAGGTCGCAGTGATCGCGCTCAACGGCATCGTCTACTCGCAGTCGGTGCGCGTCGGTGGCGACCGCTTCGACGAATCCATCATCAATTACGTGCGCCGCCACCACGGCATGCTGATCGGCGAGGCGACCGCCGAGCGCATCAAGATGGAGATCGGCAACGCCTACCCGCAGCAGCAGGTGCGCGAGATGGAAATCTCCGGCCGCAACCTGGCCGAGGGCGTGCCGAAGATGATCACCATCAATTCCAACGAAGTGCTCGAAGCCCTGCGCGAGCCGCTGGCGCAGATCGTCGCCGGCGTGCGCCAGACGCTGGAGCAGACGCCGCCGGAACTCTCCGCCGACGTCGCCGAGCGCGGCATCGTGCTGACCGGTGGCGGTGCGCTGCTGCGTGACCTGGACCGCATGCTCTCCGAGCACACCGGCCTGCACGTGATGGTCGCCGACGACCCGCTGACCTGCGTCGCCCGTGGCGGCGGCCGTGCGCTGGAGCTGCTCGACAAGCACGGCAACGAGTTCTTCGCCCACGACTGA
- a CDS encoding carbohydrate kinase family protein, translating into MSALICGSLAYDTIMVFPDQFKNHILPDKVHILNVSFLVPRMRREFGGCAGNIAYNLHLLGGKPLPMATVGQDFGPYRAHFDALGIPLTYVKELTDSYTPQAFITTDHDNNQITAFHPGAMGESHQNHVRDTEGVTLGIVAPDGREGMLQNAREFHEAGIPFIFDPGQAMPLFNGEEFREFVRLADYVITNDYESSLLQERTGWSEREIARQVKAFIVTRGPKGCDIFHDGISVNVPPAQEEAVVDPTGCGDAFRAGLIYGLENGHDWPTIGRIGNLMGALKVSHHGTQNQRFTFEEFNREFERQFGYAL; encoded by the coding sequence ATGTCCGCACTGATCTGTGGTTCCCTAGCCTACGACACCATCATGGTCTTCCCGGACCAGTTCAAGAACCACATCCTGCCGGACAAGGTGCACATCCTGAACGTGTCGTTCCTGGTGCCGAGGATGCGCCGCGAGTTCGGCGGCTGCGCCGGCAACATCGCCTACAACCTGCACCTGCTCGGCGGCAAGCCGCTGCCGATGGCGACCGTGGGCCAGGACTTCGGGCCGTACCGCGCGCATTTCGACGCGCTCGGCATCCCGCTGACCTATGTGAAGGAACTGACCGACAGCTACACGCCGCAGGCCTTCATCACCACCGACCACGACAACAACCAGATCACCGCCTTCCACCCCGGCGCGATGGGCGAAAGCCACCAGAACCACGTGCGTGATACCGAGGGCGTGACGCTGGGCATCGTCGCCCCGGACGGCCGCGAGGGCATGCTGCAGAACGCCCGCGAATTCCACGAGGCCGGCATCCCCTTCATCTTCGATCCGGGCCAGGCGATGCCGCTGTTCAACGGCGAGGAATTCCGCGAATTCGTGCGGCTGGCCGATTACGTGATCACCAACGACTACGAATCCAGCCTGCTGCAGGAACGCACCGGCTGGAGCGAGCGCGAGATCGCCCGCCAGGTGAAGGCCTTCATCGTCACCCGTGGGCCGAAGGGCTGCGACATCTTCCACGACGGCATCAGCGTGAACGTGCCGCCGGCGCAGGAAGAAGCGGTGGTGGACCCGACCGGCTGCGGCGACGCCTTCCGCGCCGGCCTGATCTACGGGCTGGAGAACGGCCACGACTGGCCGACCATCGGCCGCATCGGCAACCTGATGGGCGCGTTGAAAGTGAGCCACCACGGCACCCAGAACCAGCGCTTCACCTTCGAGGAATTCAACCGCGAGTTCGAGCGGCAGTTCGGTTACGCGCTGTAA
- a CDS encoding PH domain-containing protein gives MRPIQELLTDEQDENAVRKILPKVNELLTRDEVVEYMAVQKKLVVNLSPDAIVLTNRRFILVQPKMLGMSFVDFPWREVDNVHMSEQMVGATITCKTTTGKFVSLDSIPKRQARRIYAYAQQVEEQAYEKRQQVELEKLRASAGGVVLHAPSAAAPPVPPPIAAAPVADDPMQVLGKLKQLLDAGLISQDEFDAKKTDVLARL, from the coding sequence ATGCGTCCGATCCAGGAACTGCTCACCGACGAGCAGGATGAAAATGCTGTCCGCAAGATCCTGCCGAAGGTCAACGAACTGCTGACCCGAGACGAGGTGGTCGAATACATGGCAGTGCAGAAGAAGCTGGTGGTGAACCTGTCGCCGGATGCCATCGTGCTGACCAACCGCCGCTTCATCCTGGTGCAGCCGAAGATGCTCGGCATGAGCTTCGTCGATTTCCCGTGGCGCGAAGTCGACAACGTGCACATGAGCGAGCAGATGGTCGGTGCGACCATCACCTGCAAGACCACGACCGGCAAGTTCGTGTCGCTTGACAGCATCCCCAAGCGCCAGGCGCGGCGCATCTACGCCTATGCACAGCAGGTCGAGGAGCAGGCCTATGAGAAGCGCCAGCAGGTCGAGCTTGAGAAACTGCGCGCCTCCGCCGGTGGCGTGGTGCTGCACGCACCCTCTGCCGCAGCACCTCCGGTGCCACCGCCAATCGCCGCAGCGCCGGTGGCCGACGATCCGATGCAGGTGCTGGGCAAGCTCAAACAACTGCTCGATGCCGGCCTGATTTCGCAGGACGAGTTCGATGCGAAAAAGACGGATGTGCTGGCGCGACTCTGA